Proteins found in one Pontibacter sp. SGAir0037 genomic segment:
- a CDS encoding YceI family protein, giving the protein MKKTALLSLLAAATLFSAFTAGTTTDSTAAATEAVLPAKGTPYTVELDKSELKWRASKVVGEHYGTIKLSSGQMTVDKNKVTGGSFVMNMASIECTDNAKVGAHLRNDDFFSVEKHPTATFVIKSLKPVAKAEAGKPNYTVEGDLTIKGITNPISFPAIVTVKDGIATAKADVTVNRVKYDIRYRSSSFFENLGDKAINDDFTVSLDVTAKQSNI; this is encoded by the coding sequence ATGAAGAAGACTGCATTACTAAGCCTATTGGCTGCCGCAACTTTGTTCTCAGCTTTTACTGCTGGAACAACCACCGATTCTACAGCCGCTGCAACTGAAGCGGTTTTACCTGCAAAAGGAACACCTTATACAGTAGAGCTTGATAAAAGTGAGCTGAAGTGGCGAGCCAGTAAAGTGGTAGGAGAGCATTATGGAACCATTAAGCTTTCCAGTGGCCAGATGACAGTAGATAAGAACAAAGTAACCGGAGGCTCTTTCGTGATGAACATGGCCTCTATAGAATGTACCGATAATGCAAAAGTAGGAGCACACCTGCGAAACGACGACTTCTTTAGCGTTGAGAAGCATCCGACTGCTACATTTGTGATAAAATCGTTAAAGCCGGTAGCAAAAGCAGAGGCCGGAAAGCCGAACTATACGGTAGAGGGCGACTTAACGATTAAAGGAATAACAAACCCGATTAGCTTTCCGGCCATTGTTACAGTAAAAGATGGGATTGCTACAGCAAAAGCAGATGTTACCGTTAACAGGGTAAAGTATGATATCCGTTACCGTTCCAGCAGCTTTTTCGAGAACTTAGGCGATAAGGCTATAAACGATGATTTTACTGTTTCGCTTGATGTAACAGCAAAACAAAGCAATATTTAA
- a CDS encoding MarR family winged helix-turn-helix transcriptional regulator yields MKIEEEIQQRTFKSEHQKAYINVLYTSNWLQLAQAGAFKPFGITLPQYNILRILRGQYPKPATVSLLIERMLDKTSNASRIVDKLEAKGLVTRKQCPQDRRTVDVLITEKGLSLLQEMDPLDGGSKTGLMNLSEEEAIELNRLLDKARS; encoded by the coding sequence ATGAAAATAGAAGAGGAGATACAACAGCGCACTTTTAAATCGGAGCACCAGAAGGCTTACATAAACGTGCTATACACTTCTAACTGGCTACAGTTGGCACAGGCAGGGGCGTTTAAGCCTTTTGGTATTACACTGCCGCAGTATAATATTTTGCGCATTTTGCGCGGGCAATATCCGAAACCCGCTACCGTTAGTCTGCTGATAGAGCGAATGCTGGATAAAACATCAAATGCTTCCCGTATTGTTGATAAACTGGAGGCGAAAGGACTGGTAACGCGTAAGCAATGCCCGCAGGACAGAAGAACAGTTGATGTGCTGATCACAGAGAAAGGACTAAGCCTGCTGCAGGAAATGGACCCTCTGGATGGTGGCAGCAAAACAGGGCTGATGAACCTTTCCGAAGAAGAAGCCATTGAATTGAATCGCCTTCTTGACAAAGCAAGAAGCTAG
- a CDS encoding YceI family protein, with the protein MKKTTILAAFATALIFSACGDNANNTADNAVVESAEATETATAEGDTYAVDTEQSNVKWHGTKVTGEHNGNIELQSGELTVANNQVTGGTIVIDMNTITNEDITDAKYNSDLVNHLKSDDFFGAEKYPTATFNITSLTPIASAAPGEANYTATGNLTIKDKTNPVTFPVYVTVENNEAKAKADVTVNRAQYDVRYGSNSFFENLGDKAISDDFTVSFDIVAKK; encoded by the coding sequence ATGAAAAAGACAACTATTTTAGCTGCATTCGCAACCGCACTTATTTTCTCAGCATGTGGAGACAATGCAAACAACACAGCAGATAACGCTGTGGTAGAGTCTGCTGAAGCAACTGAAACAGCAACTGCAGAAGGTGACACTTATGCCGTAGATACGGAGCAAAGCAATGTGAAATGGCATGGGACAAAAGTAACTGGTGAGCACAACGGTAACATAGAGCTGCAAAGCGGAGAACTTACTGTGGCTAACAACCAGGTAACAGGTGGCACTATTGTTATAGACATGAATACCATCACAAACGAAGACATTACAGATGCTAAGTACAACTCTGACCTGGTTAACCACCTGAAATCAGACGATTTCTTCGGTGCAGAGAAATACCCAACTGCTACTTTTAATATTACCAGCCTGACTCCAATTGCCAGTGCGGCACCTGGTGAAGCGAATTATACAGCAACAGGTAACTTAACAATCAAAGACAAAACAAATCCTGTGACTTTTCCTGTTTATGTAACAGTTGAAAACAACGAGGCGAAAGCAAAAGCAGACGTAACTGTAAACCGTGCACAATACGATGTACGTTATGGTTCTAACAGCTTCTTCGAAAACTTAGGCGATAAAGCTATTTCTGATGACTTTACAGTGTCTTTTGATATTGTAGCAAAAAAATAA
- a CDS encoding enolase C-terminal domain-like protein: protein MLNWRIEVLHLKLKYTWKISREASKEKTNFLIQVSDAKYSGFGEAAPNIRYGESPELLLQQYQVLLMAGLPLVKSMEELMQLLLEHPPVNSLRFAIESAYLHFYCQHSHIAVHQMLGQASSGYQTTSFSLPIMQPGEIKPFIEEHDLSRFKSLKIKVNSDNGLAAVEQVLQLTEQPLVIDANESWQNPEDLLRFLHQLDRERILFVEQPMPATHASAYAHLKKESPIPLVADESVTDDADFDLLREQFHGVNIKLMKAGGYLNAIRLLKEARKHNMMTMMGCMVETSLGIWSAMQLSNACHFADLDGFLIIEQEPFGLVKEKDGLLYLK, encoded by the coding sequence ATGTTAAACTGGCGCATTGAGGTATTGCACCTTAAACTAAAATATACCTGGAAAATTTCCCGTGAGGCGAGTAAAGAGAAAACCAACTTCCTGATTCAGGTCTCGGATGCCAAGTACAGCGGCTTTGGAGAGGCTGCGCCCAACATCCGTTACGGCGAGTCTCCTGAACTGCTGCTGCAGCAATACCAAGTGTTGCTTATGGCAGGCCTGCCGCTCGTAAAGTCGATGGAAGAGCTGATGCAACTGTTGCTCGAGCACCCTCCGGTAAACTCACTTCGTTTTGCGATTGAGTCTGCTTACCTGCACTTTTACTGCCAGCACAGCCACATTGCGGTTCACCAGATGCTGGGGCAGGCATCTTCTGGGTATCAGACCACCAGCTTTTCACTCCCTATTATGCAACCTGGTGAAATAAAACCTTTTATAGAAGAGCATGACTTGAGCCGTTTTAAAAGCTTGAAAATTAAAGTGAACAGCGATAACGGCCTTGCTGCAGTGGAGCAGGTGTTGCAGCTTACCGAGCAGCCGCTGGTGATAGACGCCAACGAAAGCTGGCAAAACCCGGAAGACCTGTTACGGTTTCTACATCAGCTTGACCGGGAGCGGATACTTTTTGTGGAGCAGCCCATGCCTGCTACGCATGCCTCTGCCTATGCACATCTTAAAAAAGAAAGTCCAATACCTCTTGTTGCCGACGAATCTGTAACCGACGATGCCGACTTCGATCTGTTGCGGGAGCAGTTTCATGGTGTGAACATCAAACTGATGAAAGCCGGAGGTTACCTGAACGCCATTCGCTTATTAAAGGAAGCCAGAAAGCATAATATGATGACCATGATGGGTTGTATGGTAGAAACTTCGCTTGGAATCTGGAGTGCCATGCAATTAAGCAATGCCTGTCACTTTGCCGATTTAGATGGATTCCTGATTATTGAGCAGGAGCCTTTCGGATTGGTAAAAGAGAAAGACGGTTTACTTTACCTGAAATGA
- a CDS encoding dicarboxylate/amino acid:cation symporter: protein MKKSFIPLATLLCITVAAILTLLNQYQLLTLPAGVLLTARWIGIGVLLLYGLQKRSLTSWILISMVVGAEIGYDFPQLAQNLNVLSKVFLKLIKTIIAPLIFATLVVGIAGHSNLKQVGSMGWKAIVYFEIVTTIALFIGLAAINLTKAGEGIDMRGIAQTEEIQAPAKQSAADIILHVFPENIAKSIAEGQVLQIVIFSVLFAIGLAMVTERKRKPMLDFCESLSETMFKFTNVIMYFAPVGVGAAIAYTVGHMGFGILVNLFQLLATLYIALIAFVVLVLLPVALIAGVPVKRFLKAVSGPVSIAFATTSSEAALPRAMEEMEKLGVPRKIVAFVMPTGYSFNLDGTTLYLSLASVFVAQAAGIDLTLEQQLLMVFTLMLTSKGVAGVPRASLVILLGTVASFNLPVWPVFAILGIDELMDMARTSVNVTGNCLATAVVARWEGEFNPQPEAGLVETTNPEMDVLPEKEADRETKLV, encoded by the coding sequence ATGAAGAAATCATTTATTCCGCTTGCCACCCTGCTTTGCATTACCGTTGCGGCCATTCTCACACTTTTAAACCAATACCAGCTGTTAACTTTACCTGCGGGTGTGCTGCTGACCGCCCGATGGATCGGCATTGGGGTGCTCCTGCTATACGGCCTGCAGAAGCGTTCTCTCACCAGCTGGATACTCATAAGCATGGTGGTAGGCGCCGAGATCGGGTATGACTTTCCGCAACTGGCCCAGAACCTGAACGTGCTCAGCAAGGTTTTCCTGAAACTGATAAAAACCATTATAGCGCCTCTTATCTTCGCGACCCTGGTAGTGGGGATAGCCGGGCACTCTAACCTGAAGCAGGTGGGGAGCATGGGCTGGAAGGCGATTGTTTACTTTGAGATTGTTACCACCATTGCCCTGTTTATAGGTTTAGCGGCCATCAACCTGACGAAGGCCGGTGAGGGCATCGACATGCGAGGCATTGCTCAGACAGAGGAAATCCAGGCCCCGGCCAAACAGTCGGCCGCCGATATTATCCTGCACGTCTTCCCCGAGAATATTGCCAAATCTATTGCGGAGGGCCAGGTACTGCAGATCGTTATCTTCAGCGTGCTCTTTGCCATTGGCCTGGCTATGGTAACAGAGCGCAAGCGCAAGCCTATGCTCGACTTCTGCGAGAGCCTTTCAGAAACCATGTTCAAGTTCACAAACGTGATCATGTACTTTGCGCCTGTGGGGGTTGGTGCGGCTATTGCCTATACGGTGGGGCACATGGGCTTCGGCATTCTGGTGAACCTGTTCCAGCTGCTGGCCACCCTTTACATAGCCCTTATTGCTTTTGTCGTGCTGGTTCTGCTGCCGGTCGCTCTTATTGCAGGCGTACCGGTTAAGCGCTTCCTGAAGGCGGTTTCCGGCCCTGTGTCTATTGCCTTTGCCACCACCAGCTCGGAGGCTGCCCTGCCACGCGCCATGGAAGAGATGGAAAAACTGGGCGTGCCGCGGAAGATTGTAGCCTTTGTCATGCCCACAGGGTATAGCTTTAACCTCGACGGAACCACCCTTTACTTATCGTTGGCATCGGTGTTTGTGGCCCAGGCAGCAGGCATAGACCTGACGCTGGAACAGCAGCTGCTGATGGTGTTCACACTCATGCTCACCAGCAAAGGTGTTGCCGGGGTGCCTAGAGCCTCGCTGGTGATCCTCTTGGGCACAGTAGCATCTTTTAACCTGCCCGTGTGGCCTGTATTCGCCATACTTGGTATAGATGAACTGATGGACATGGCGCGTACCTCTGTGAACGTAACAGGAAATTGCCTGGCTACAGCTGTGGTGGCCCGCTGGGAAGGAGAATTTAATCCCCAGCCTGAAGCCGGCCTGGTAGAGACAACAAATCCGGAAATGGATGTATTGCCAGAAAAAGAGGCTGACAGAGAAACCAAACTGGTGTAA
- a CDS encoding methylated-DNA--[protein]-cysteine S-methyltransferase, with protein MIVATHSTYYYSPIGIIGITGSEEGICSVRFCDIAGGKTPELPQSMIDCVSQLEAYFHGELRQFDLPLLPEGTTFQKQVWEHLKLIPYGATTSYLSVSKAVSGPKAIRAVGAANGKNPLCIIVPCHRVIGSDRSLVGYAGGLWRKEWLLQHEGVLQPKPEQLSLF; from the coding sequence ATGATTGTAGCCACACACAGCACCTATTATTACTCACCTATTGGCATTATAGGCATTACAGGCTCTGAAGAAGGTATTTGCAGTGTTAGATTTTGTGACATAGCAGGAGGTAAAACTCCTGAGCTTCCCCAAAGCATGATCGATTGCGTAAGCCAGCTGGAGGCTTATTTTCATGGAGAACTACGGCAGTTTGACCTTCCTTTGCTTCCGGAGGGCACCACTTTCCAAAAGCAGGTATGGGAGCACCTTAAGCTGATTCCTTATGGCGCCACAACCTCTTACCTGAGTGTATCGAAGGCTGTATCGGGGCCAAAGGCGATACGTGCTGTAGGCGCGGCCAACGGAAAGAACCCGCTCTGCATTATAGTACCCTGCCACCGCGTTATTGGCAGCGACAGAAGCCTGGTTGGTTATGCCGGCGGGCTTTGGCGCAAAGAATGGCTCTTGCAGCATGAAGGCGTTTTGCAACCTAAACCGGAGCAGCTTTCCTTGTTCTGA
- a CDS encoding DUF389 domain-containing protein — translation MRELTIKVPRGRGTDVLKMAEEMQGKNLSKWEGEDGDLIKVHVNNQKVSQLLDKLKDIEEAEITLIPRGVVAMYPPPEQAPEQVVDVNYRSPIEIFFGGLQSVGSKVGLISYALSGGIIAWIGLYTETSYLLVAAMLVAPFAGPAMNAALGAAAGKGGLLLKSLGRYFLSIGVAVAVSYLLSLLIQQKHATQMMVSISQISEVTILLPLIAGFAGGINLVQSERDSLVSGAAVGMLVAASLAPPTSMLGMALNFGNWQMIRSSLFLLLLQLAGIQLSAAMVFRYMGKVTTKGVRFSDGKESVFITSLVVSALVVAGMMYWQFSTTPQLRKASIDTQATELIKTSLSEMPAIETIEVTAHFTRGTLPDRNPLVCQVSVIREEGNDKLSDEELKQQIVEKLTAAIAQEEYNAYPVFDVTILHKPRLQ, via the coding sequence ATGAGAGAGCTAACTATAAAAGTACCCAGAGGAAGAGGAACAGATGTATTAAAGATGGCGGAGGAGATGCAGGGGAAAAACCTGTCGAAGTGGGAGGGAGAGGATGGCGATCTTATAAAAGTGCATGTGAATAACCAGAAGGTGAGTCAGCTGCTGGATAAACTGAAAGACATAGAGGAAGCCGAAATAACCCTTATCCCCCGCGGTGTTGTGGCCATGTATCCTCCGCCGGAACAAGCTCCTGAACAGGTGGTAGACGTTAACTACCGCAGCCCCATCGAGATCTTCTTTGGTGGCTTGCAAAGTGTCGGCTCAAAAGTCGGCTTAATTAGTTATGCGCTTTCCGGGGGAATAATTGCCTGGATTGGCCTTTATACCGAAACCAGTTACCTCTTAGTGGCTGCCATGCTGGTTGCACCTTTTGCTGGTCCGGCCATGAATGCTGCCTTAGGGGCTGCAGCAGGTAAGGGAGGTTTACTGCTGAAAAGCCTGGGCAGGTACTTTCTTTCTATTGGAGTGGCCGTAGCTGTTTCTTACCTCCTGAGCCTGCTGATTCAGCAGAAGCATGCTACGCAAATGATGGTTTCTATAAGTCAGATTTCCGAAGTAACCATTTTACTCCCGCTGATTGCCGGTTTTGCGGGAGGTATCAACCTGGTGCAATCGGAGCGGGATAGCCTGGTGTCGGGTGCGGCTGTGGGGATGCTGGTAGCGGCTTCTTTGGCTCCTCCAACCAGTATGCTGGGTATGGCCCTGAACTTCGGTAACTGGCAGATGATACGCAGCAGCCTTTTTTTGCTGTTGCTCCAACTAGCGGGTATACAGCTTTCTGCTGCGATGGTTTTCCGTTACATGGGCAAGGTAACTACAAAAGGAGTCAGGTTTTCCGACGGCAAAGAAAGTGTGTTTATTACTTCCCTGGTTGTTTCGGCCTTAGTAGTTGCAGGTATGATGTACTGGCAGTTTTCTACAACGCCCCAACTCCGCAAAGCAAGCATCGACACGCAGGCAACGGAGCTGATAAAAACATCTCTCAGCGAAATGCCGGCCATAGAAACCATAGAAGTTACTGCACATTTTACACGGGGCACGCTTCCGGATCGTAATCCATTGGTATGCCAGGTAAGTGTGATCAGGGAAGAAGGCAACGATAAGCTAAGCGATGAGGAACTAAAACAGCAGATTGTTGAAAAGTTAACAGCGGCAATCGCGCAGGAAGAATATAATGCCTATCCTGTTTTTGATGTGACTATACTGCATAAGCCCCGGTTGCAATAA
- a CDS encoding histidine phosphatase family protein, with amino-acid sequence MKYNSILRAVVLLLLIVAGCRTAATTTGTGSAGAEAKSADETTIYVVRHAEKDTSVPNNPDPDLTEEGRARANELRMLLQQEKIDALYTTNYKRTKNTLQPLASERGLELFTYDSKDYQGLRQRIMAEQKGKTIVVAGHSNTLIPLVEAFGVEKPFEQIDESEYYYLFKVVVAKDGQAQLVVSRYGNLSRQE; translated from the coding sequence ATGAAGTATAATTCAATTTTAAGAGCAGTAGTTTTGCTGCTGCTTATTGTGGCAGGGTGCAGAACGGCTGCCACTACTACCGGTACCGGATCGGCAGGTGCGGAAGCAAAGTCAGCTGACGAAACGACCATATATGTTGTACGGCATGCCGAAAAAGATACCTCTGTGCCCAATAACCCCGATCCGGATCTGACAGAAGAAGGCAGAGCACGGGCTAACGAATTGCGTATGCTGCTTCAGCAAGAAAAGATTGACGCACTTTATACAACCAACTATAAGCGTACTAAAAATACCTTGCAGCCTTTGGCATCGGAACGTGGCTTAGAATTATTCACCTATGATTCTAAAGATTACCAGGGACTGCGCCAGCGCATCATGGCGGAGCAAAAAGGTAAAACAATAGTAGTAGCAGGCCATTCCAATACCTTAATTCCGCTGGTAGAAGCCTTTGGTGTGGAAAAACCATTCGAGCAGATCGATGAAAGCGAATACTACTATCTCTTTAAAGTAGTTGTCGCTAAAGATGGCCAGGCTCAGTTGGTGGTGAGCAGGTACGGGAACCTGAGCAGACAGGAATAA
- a CDS encoding phosphatase PAP2 family protein: MLRSAYKKIIAAFALFTVELILVWALFIASIVIFLYLSSEIRAGDEVGMDEAAFQFAQDISSPGFTRFIEFITFFASRQFLTPAALLLLCYFLFVRKHKWYSLRVPVVALGSSTLNVVMKFFFDRDRPAAPLVEASGLSFPSGHSMVAASFYGLIIYIVWKHVQSPVLRYILTALLVVFILLIGFSRIYLRVHYATDVTAGFAAGFLWVVIGLWVLRRLEKLSKKELNQAVLEEPTENS, translated from the coding sequence ATGCTTCGGAGCGCTTATAAAAAAATAATTGCGGCCTTTGCTTTATTTACGGTCGAGCTGATACTTGTCTGGGCTCTTTTTATAGCCAGCATTGTTATTTTCCTGTACCTAAGCAGTGAAATTCGCGCAGGGGATGAGGTTGGCATGGATGAGGCAGCCTTTCAGTTTGCACAGGATATCTCCAGCCCCGGCTTTACACGTTTTATAGAGTTTATTACTTTTTTTGCTTCCAGGCAGTTTTTAACACCGGCTGCTCTGCTGTTGCTGTGCTACTTCCTGTTTGTGCGCAAGCATAAGTGGTATTCGCTCAGAGTGCCTGTGGTGGCACTGGGAAGCAGCACGCTGAATGTTGTGATGAAGTTTTTCTTCGACAGAGACCGTCCTGCTGCTCCCTTGGTGGAAGCCTCGGGGCTTAGTTTCCCGAGCGGGCACTCTATGGTAGCCGCCTCTTTTTACGGCCTGATTATTTATATTGTCTGGAAGCATGTGCAATCGCCGGTACTGCGGTATATATTAACGGCACTGCTGGTTGTGTTTATTTTGCTGATTGGGTTTAGCAGAATTTATCTTCGGGTGCACTATGCAACAGATGTAACAGCTGGTTTTGCAGCAGGATTTTTATGGGTGGTGATTGGGTTGTGGGTACTACGGAGGTTAGAAAAGCTTTCTAAAAAAGAACTAAACCAGGCGGTACTGGAGGAACCAACAGAAAACTCTTAA
- the thpR gene encoding RNA 2',3'-cyclic phosphodiesterase translates to MRDEIRLFVAATLPAQAKEFLMQRLSPFHHPAVRVIPEQNLHLTLFFIGNVSKEQLPAIRHKIEQVAQQHTAFTLELEQLEPGPKFRSPRLVWARFKPDATFEQLSTALTQALAKAPPKQQKAIPHVTLARFRKDKPVPANLPHIIPDELLQLPVNTVALWQSELASPHPVYSVLESYPLKPNL, encoded by the coding sequence ATGAGAGACGAGATCAGGCTTTTTGTAGCAGCCACATTGCCAGCTCAAGCAAAAGAATTTTTAATGCAGCGCCTTTCTCCCTTTCACCATCCGGCAGTACGTGTTATACCTGAGCAGAACCTACACCTCACGCTGTTTTTTATTGGTAACGTGAGCAAAGAGCAACTGCCAGCCATTCGGCATAAAATTGAGCAGGTGGCCCAACAGCATACCGCCTTTACATTGGAGCTGGAGCAACTGGAACCCGGTCCGAAGTTCCGCTCTCCACGCCTGGTGTGGGCCCGGTTTAAACCTGATGCCACTTTCGAGCAATTAAGTACGGCGCTTACTCAAGCCTTAGCCAAAGCGCCTCCGAAGCAGCAAAAGGCAATACCCCACGTTACGCTGGCCCGATTCAGAAAAGACAAACCTGTACCTGCAAATTTACCGCACATTATACCCGATGAATTGCTGCAGCTACCTGTAAACACAGTTGCCTTATGGCAATCCGAACTGGCTTCCCCGCATCCTGTTTATTCTGTTCTGGAAAGCTATCCGCTTAAACCAAACCTATAG
- a CDS encoding CinA family protein, producing MSEEELTELMMGLKDKGLTVAFAESCTAGMLASEFVKAKGSSDVLIGSLVVYQPEAKKKLLGVKDETLELYTAESQQVTNEMAMGLKKALDASISIATTGLAGPGASENSEKPVGTMFVSMLYDGKAEEFREVFKGNSLKIREQLTQYIYEKLKGLLERHYNR from the coding sequence ATGAGCGAAGAAGAACTAACCGAACTGATGATGGGCCTGAAGGACAAAGGCCTGACTGTTGCATTTGCAGAAAGTTGTACTGCAGGCATGCTGGCCTCTGAATTCGTAAAAGCAAAAGGCAGCAGCGATGTGCTGATAGGCAGCCTGGTGGTATATCAGCCGGAGGCGAAGAAGAAATTATTAGGCGTGAAAGACGAAACCCTGGAGTTATACACGGCTGAATCGCAGCAGGTAACAAACGAAATGGCCATGGGGCTCAAGAAAGCTTTGGATGCCTCTATTTCTATTGCGACAACCGGATTGGCCGGCCCCGGAGCTTCGGAAAATTCTGAAAAGCCGGTAGGTACTATGTTTGTATCTATGCTGTATGATGGTAAAGCAGAAGAATTCAGAGAGGTATTTAAAGGCAACAGCCTAAAGATACGCGAACAGCTTACACAGTATATTTATGAGAAACTAAAAGGCCTTTTGGAAAGGCACTACAACAGGTAG
- a CDS encoding trans-aconitate 2-methyltransferase — protein MSSLPESGFDRTAFFYDRLAKLVFGSAQENAQLALLPFIPAGARVLIIGGGSGWLLEQVLNCCSATNILYIDASPAMLTLARKRYNRLATTTTGRAAVEFRTGTEVAVKPEEQFEAIITPFLLDLFPPQRLSGLMKRLQAALAPQGYWLFADFWPVQQPTPRWQRLLLWSMYAFFGVLSGVKAKRLPDYQQHFQQLRLHETFSKSFYQQMIQAKVFQQP, from the coding sequence TTGTCTTCATTACCAGAAAGTGGTTTCGACCGTACGGCATTCTTTTATGATCGCTTAGCAAAGCTTGTTTTTGGCTCTGCTCAGGAAAACGCACAGCTGGCTCTACTGCCTTTTATCCCAGCCGGAGCACGTGTACTGATTATAGGTGGCGGAAGCGGTTGGCTACTGGAGCAGGTATTGAACTGTTGTAGTGCCACCAACATTCTTTATATTGATGCCTCTCCTGCCATGCTCACACTTGCCCGGAAACGTTACAACCGTTTAGCAACAACCACTACAGGCAGGGCAGCAGTGGAATTTAGGACAGGTACCGAAGTCGCTGTAAAACCGGAGGAGCAGTTTGAAGCCATCATTACGCCTTTCCTATTAGATTTGTTTCCTCCTCAGCGCTTGTCGGGGCTCATGAAACGGTTACAGGCTGCGTTAGCTCCGCAAGGCTACTGGCTCTTTGCTGATTTCTGGCCAGTGCAACAGCCAACACCACGCTGGCAACGCCTCCTGCTCTGGAGCATGTACGCCTTTTTTGGTGTGCTTAGCGGTGTAAAAGCGAAAAGGCTTCCCGATTATCAGCAACACTTTCAGCAGCTCCGGCTGCACGAAACCTTTTCCAAAAGCTTCTACCAACAAATGATTCAGGCAAAAGTATTTCAACAACCGTAG